From the genome of Paucidesulfovibrio gracilis DSM 16080, one region includes:
- a CDS encoding glycosyltransferase yields MLPPSIPIVCYHDISNAKGSLPPHRFLEHLDAMADAGWKTLTARELYDAVTGSRPVPRRSVVLTFDDGHVSNALFAAPELEQRGMTGVFFAVTDFIQPGPARTPDAAPQEKRMPDCFVEALTSQNYEQFINEGEIAQLLAAGHEVHSHGCRHQGCFRTMQPRAPLGRHGSHWASWSIYPQPRPGLPTFEVGSAYVYDGYWPNQDAVPRFTRRSPQERLAFCREDFARSLERMRELTGAQRQFFCWPWGNYDQESDQILRSVGYDGAFTLERGPNVRGTDPFRLHRIGVASGKDSDWLLSRLRMYGYRLSASVCFKKLRKRPEVQHVLLTTDSQKVSGGSRQMLNNAHALSSLGMRVSVCVPPDSQIARQLPPGVTLVPHTDFRNIGATARHLRGYCRKQNVDVVHTFHNKTYKPALLARAMNVLTTGRPGFRLFINRGVIFSANVLFGLWARLANGMIVNSRACADSLRRLRVPEKRLNVVYNGLDFSARPMPRPEERKKRGLRVVYLGNNHPAKGLDVFLQAVDRYAQTYDCRDMEFVVIGSPGKNSAWDVLSPEARKRIHHAGILPHEQVQEQLAHADILVLTSRQESMPNVLLEGFFAGLPVVGTRVGGIPELIRDRVNGLLCESEDAVCVAEKIRYLAERHSERLRMGLQNQELVEAHFTVRAKGVKLLQVYHGRHVRDRLALPDAES; encoded by the coding sequence ATGTTGCCACCCAGCATTCCTATAGTATGTTACCACGACATCAGCAATGCCAAGGGCAGTTTGCCGCCGCATCGCTTCCTCGAGCACCTGGACGCCATGGCCGATGCGGGCTGGAAAACCCTCACGGCCCGGGAGCTGTATGACGCGGTAACCGGCAGCCGTCCCGTGCCGAGGCGCTCCGTGGTGCTCACCTTTGACGACGGGCATGTGAGCAACGCGCTCTTTGCCGCGCCCGAGCTGGAGCAAAGGGGCATGACCGGGGTGTTTTTCGCGGTAACGGATTTCATTCAGCCGGGACCGGCCCGCACCCCGGACGCCGCGCCCCAGGAAAAGCGCATGCCCGATTGTTTTGTCGAAGCGCTAACAAGTCAAAATTACGAACAATTCATTAATGAAGGTGAAATTGCCCAGCTGCTTGCGGCCGGACATGAAGTGCATTCCCACGGCTGTCGGCACCAGGGCTGCTTTCGGACCATGCAGCCCCGCGCCCCGCTGGGCAGACATGGATCGCACTGGGCCTCCTGGAGCATTTATCCCCAGCCCCGGCCCGGCCTGCCGACCTTTGAGGTGGGCAGCGCCTATGTATATGACGGCTACTGGCCAAACCAGGACGCGGTGCCGCGCTTTACCCGCCGCAGCCCGCAAGAGCGTCTGGCGTTCTGCCGTGAGGATTTTGCCCGCAGCCTGGAACGCATGCGCGAGCTTACGGGCGCGCAACGGCAGTTTTTTTGCTGGCCCTGGGGCAACTATGATCAAGAGTCCGATCAGATCCTGCGTTCCGTCGGGTATGACGGCGCCTTTACCCTGGAACGCGGACCCAATGTCCGCGGCACGGATCCGTTCCGCCTGCACCGCATCGGTGTGGCTTCGGGCAAGGACAGCGACTGGCTGCTCTCACGCCTGCGCATGTACGGCTACAGGCTTTCCGCTTCGGTCTGCTTCAAAAAACTGCGCAAACGGCCCGAGGTGCAGCACGTGCTCCTGACCACGGATTCCCAAAAGGTTTCCGGCGGCAGCCGTCAGATGCTGAACAACGCACACGCGCTCTCAAGCCTGGGAATGCGCGTCAGCGTGTGTGTTCCCCCGGATTCGCAGATTGCCCGCCAACTGCCCCCGGGCGTAACCCTGGTGCCGCATACGGACTTCCGCAACATCGGCGCCACGGCGCGGCATTTGCGCGGGTATTGCCGAAAGCAGAACGTGGATGTGGTCCACACCTTCCACAACAAAACCTACAAGCCCGCACTGCTGGCCCGGGCCATGAACGTCCTGACCACGGGCCGTCCCGGATTCCGGCTGTTCATCAACCGGGGCGTAATCTTCAGCGCCAACGTGCTCTTCGGACTCTGGGCGCGGCTGGCCAACGGCATGATCGTGAACTCCCGGGCCTGCGCCGACTCCCTGCGGCGGTTGCGCGTTCCTGAAAAACGCCTCAATGTGGTCTACAATGGCCTGGATTTTTCCGCCCGGCCCATGCCCCGCCCCGAAGAACGCAAAAAACGCGGCCTGCGTGTGGTCTACCTGGGCAACAACCATCCGGCCAAGGGGCTGGACGTGTTTCTCCAGGCCGTGGACAGGTATGCCCAGACCTACGATTGCCGGGACATGGAATTCGTGGTCATCGGCAGCCCCGGCAAAAACAGCGCCTGGGACGTACTCTCTCCCGAAGCGCGCAAACGCATCCACCACGCAGGGATTCTGCCCCATGAGCAGGTGCAGGAACAGTTGGCCCACGCGGATATTCTGGTTCTGACCTCGCGGCAGGAAAGCATGCCCAACGTGCTTTTGGAGGGTTTTTTCGCGGGCCTGCCCGTGGTGGGAACCCGTGTGGGCGGCATTCCCGAGCTGATCCGCGACCGGGTCAACGGCCTGCTCTGCGAGAGTGAGGACGCGGTTTGCGTGGCGGAAAAAATCCGGTATCTTGCGGAGCGACACTCCGAACGGTTGCGCATGGGTCTCCAGAATCAGGAGCTGGTGGAAGCTCATTTCACGGTGCGCGCCAAAGGAGTCAAATTGTTGCAGGTCTATCACGGCAGGCACGTGCGCGACCGGCTGGCCCTGCCCGACGCCGAATCCTGA